The genomic region GTTGGATTGTTGAAGTTATTGGTTCTGAATGACGACTCGTCAATTTCCAACTTTTTACATAAACCAAAATCAGAGATCAGTACACGAAATTTATTCTTTGATGCATGTAAACTTAAGTAACGCTTTGGCGGAGCAATTAAGATATTCTGTGGTTTGAGGTCTCTATGAACGATTTTCATGGAATGTAAATGGTTGACACCTGAGGTAATTTGAAAGAGCACGTTTATTGGgtcaatatttttttgtacTGCCACATTCTTAGCGAGGCCTTTTGATCCTTCTATCACATCTTCTAAAGATGCAGAACAAAGTTCAACTGCAATGTACATAAACTTCTCAGTAGATTCAGAAAAGTAATAGCGAATCACATTAGGATGGTCATCACTTTCAGAGAGGAGTTgaatctcttttgaagctATATCGTAGAAATCGATTAGCAGCCTTTTAACAGCTACAGGTCTGTTCTGGAATTTACCTTGGAAAACTACTGTACCAGAGGACCCATATCCCAAAACTCTGCTCGAGATTGACAAATGCTTTAAGTGACCTTCCTGTTCGAACTCTTTGAAATCCAACATAGGTCCATCATCATCTAATTTACTAGtctttttattcttcttgCCACCACGGGAACCTCTTTTCcgcttcttcttttcttccgAGTTCTCAGCTTCAAAATCACCTGTTCCAGTTTCCGAAGAAACGCCTTCATTTTGATCGAAAGGAAGGTCCTGGTTCCCAGTATTCTTCTCTGATAATTCTTTACCGATATCATTGGTGTTAACCTTGTGTGAAATTGCCGTGTCTATCTTCACTTCTTGCGTGGGTATTTGTACCTTCGGTAATATGCCAATTTCAGTTAGGAGGACGTGTAGCGGTGGTATTACATTCAGGGATGCCAAGATATAGAGCAGAAATACAGCAAGTACCATCATCAAGCCACTTTCTACAATTCTAATGATAGAATTTGATATCCTGTTTGTTAAACTATTCTGTTCCTCGTTGATTGTTTTTGCTAATTGTTCTTGTATCCTTTGCAGTTCTTCAGGGGAAATGTATTTTCCAATGCTCTTGGAAAGGTCCTCAGATGGAGAAACACCAGGTAATGCAGGAGGATAATTTGACTCCGGTCCAGAAGGCAGAGAAGGAACTGTGGAATAAGGTTCGTTATTAATCAGAACTTTTCTGTATTGTTGGAGGTTCAAGTGATGAACACCAATTATAGACATTCTGAGAAGTAATGGATCATGGAATATTTCAGGTTGGCGCCATCTTGAATTTAGTGAGAACTTCGAAGTGGGGGCAGCATTGACTAATGAAGAGAAGTAATCACTGGATAAAGCAAACCAGGTGCCATCTTCTGTTAAATCAACGTAAACTTGAAAATCTTCCTCAGCAACATCATCAATGTCATTCACTATCTGATGAGGATGTGGCAATAAgactttttcttcagtggAATAGTCAATATAAATGTCAAAGACATTATTGATAATAGCTGGTAAGTTCGGGCATACCCACTTCGCTAGGTTAAAATCGGTATCAATAGCCACTAAAGATTTATCTTTGAATGGAGCAATGTAAACCCCATCTCTTGATACCAAATTCTGAGATGCTAAATGGTTTACTAGAGTATTATGCTGCCATTGCGAATATTTGACATTGTACAAAGTTTGTTCATTCGAGTGTATGGTCAACTCGTAGTTAGTTTTCCCTATAACCACTATATTTTCACATTCGTTGGTCCCTAAATAACCCGTACATTCGACTTTATCCTTGTTGTAGACCTTGTTTTCCGTTCCAGGTCCAAATGCAGATATGATTTCACCGGTGACTGTATCTATGGTGTAAAGGTCCGTTCTCCTCGAACCGGTATAAATCTTTTCGTCTTCTATTACAGTTCCTAAATCATCTACCACGattttggatttgatgCTGAGTGGTGAAGCCTCAACGAGATGTTTTATTGATACTGGTAATTTTTGAAGTCCTTGGTATGgattaaaataaaacacATTTCCGTCCCCATATGGCTCCACGATCAACGTTTCGTTTACAATAGACGAAGGATGCCGTATTTCCAGTAAAGGGGGCAGTTCAGGACGGTCAATAGACCAAAGTAGCCTCCCGCTTGCTCTATCAATTCCGTGCAAACCACCCTCAATATCTGTGGCTATTAATATATCAGATAGCTTTAAAGCGGAAAGATCACGGATGTTCCCACTTATGGCAATCAATGAGTTGGCTTTATCGTTTACTATCACTTCCTCCCGTGAAACCTTCGATGAACCACCCCAGCCAACTGGAGTGACTTTAACTTTCATTTTGGACTTCTCCTCAGATCCTGCACCTTCATTTTTTATGGCAGATGCCGTTGATGCTATTGTTGTTGCAGATGCTGGCTTCCTATAGAGCTTTGCAGAAGCTTCTCTCGTGACAGATGTAGGTCTCTGTCGTACTATTGTCTTATGATCAAGTATCGGTACACCAGCTACAGTCCTGTGTGATGTGTCTGATATAGACACTGAACTGGATTCCGATAACAACACGGTACCCCGTTTCGGGAAAATATCTCGCCAACCACCACTAACATATgtgaaaaatgaaaagaagatcagGACCTGTATCGCTGACAGTAATCTACCCTTCCGCATGGCTTATAGTATGATCAGAAAACGAGACAATTCAGACAGTTTTCGGGGTATCTTTGAACTCTTTCGACTGAAAAAAACTGCCAACAGTGTTAAAATAATGATGTGAATAAAGTAAAATCCAGACTTTCCTATCCAAATTTTacacttttctttcttcaataaaCTCTATAACTAAGCATACCTCCTTCGCCCCGTTAAAACCCTTCTTGAACGATAAATCCTTCGATTTAGCCAAAGATCTGCAACAATTGTCATAGTAAATGGCTTTCAAGGCTTTAATATTGTTTTTCactgatttttttttcagtgttgatatttccaataagtcacgtgattagATAATTAGTGAACTTGGCTTGCTATGACTATGTTAAAGCTAATTATTGAGAAAAGGATTTTGAACTTACTCAGCATGTTCTATTTAGCAGTTCTCTTAGTTATTAAGGTGATTTAATATCACCTCGAATCTACTATCTTGGAAGAGATGAGACAGGGAGTTGGTTTCTCTCCAGAATCTAAACTGACACAGAAGTGTCAGTTTTCCTCCATTTGTATGATAAGGTATAAATAGCTGTAGGTGATTTGACAGTCACTCAGTAGTTTCACCGGCCCTGTGTTACTTTAAATTCTTTGGAAGCTAGCTAATTGGCAAGGGCAATGGCGATAATTCAGGTTATTGATGGAAACGGCACGAAAACTGCTTCCAATGCAAATAGTTTATACCATTTCCTCAAGAGTTTAGAGCCACTCTCCATTAGACAACCGGTCAATATAATGCATAGCAGCATTCGTATTGACCAAAAATTGGTAAAGACACTCTCTGGTAAATCGCCCAGTTATGCTGCGGCTACGTTGTCGCAGTCCTATAAAATGAAGGCACCTGTCTCAAAAATAGCTTTTACGAAACGTGTTGATCTGAATAAGACACTGAATCAATTTAAAGATGATGCAAGTAAGACTCCTGAATTTTGCTCTGTTTTCAAAccagtttcttcttcggaAAATGAAGCTCTATCGAACGGCAGTGATTGGAGAGCGTCTATCAACAAGATCTTTTTGCGTGAACCAAGAAGTGCTACTTGTGAGTGTTCATCTAATTATGTTACAGCAGAATTTTCACAACGGTTCAACCCAGAGCATAATTTGACTCAGGATTTCAACAATACTCTATTAGCAGCGTTGAAACTGGGTTCTGTTTCGAAGGAAGAATTCAAGTTGATCAGGTTGACATTGATCAAGAATGAAAGACGAATAGAAGAtttagaaaaagaatgttCTAACAATAAGCAACTGATGCAATCGTTGCAATCAACTTTAGTAAGGATCCAATCCCTTTGTAATCTATACTATTGAACGATCAAATATCTGATacaagaaggaagaagttaGGAAATAGAAAAAGCTTTTATTCGATTTCACAATATGTTGTCTCTTTATTATAAAAGAACTGCAGAGATTAAAAGTCTATATAAAATAgtatgtgtatatataatcATTCATTATCATTAGGTTATAATTATTAGTGTATTAATAGGATGGAACTCTATTATTGGTCGTTAAGCTTTTATCATGAAGTAGTAATAATAACCCAGACAGTAGTCTTCACAAAGACCATGCAAAGTAATTGATTGGGGAAGTCAATGGGATTAATAATGATCAAAGACAAAAACATCACAAAAGGAGGAGAAGAGAAGGGAACCAATATTTTCTGGTTCTATATTTCGTTTATAATTAAGTTCTCCTAAGACCTCTCTCAGTTTGTGACTACAGGGCGGCATAAACAAAAATACTGATCACAGTATGAATCTATGATTTTGTTTACAACATAGC from Kluyveromyces lactis strain NRRL Y-1140 chromosome D complete sequence harbors:
- the IRE1 gene encoding bifunctional endoribonuclease/protein kinase IRE1 (similar to uniprot|P32361 Saccharomyces cerevisiae YHR079C IRE1 Serine-threonine kinase and endoribonuclease transmembrane protein that initiates the unfolded protein response signal by regulating synthesis of Hac1p through HAC1 mRNA splicing), producing the protein MRKGRLLSAIQVLIFFSFFTYVSGGWRDIFPKRGTVLLSESSSVSISDTSHRTVAGVPILDHKTIVRQRPTSVTREASAKLYRKPASATTIASTASAIKNEGAGSEEKSKMKVKVTPVGWGGSSKVSREEVIVNDKANSLIAISGNIRDLSALKLSDILIATDIEGGLHGIDRASGRLLWSIDRPELPPLLEIRHPSSIVNETLIVEPYGDGNVFYFNPYQGLQKLPVSIKHLVEASPLSIKSKIVVDDLGTVIEDEKIYTGSRRTDLYTIDTVTGEIISAFGPGTENKVYNKDKVECTGYLGTNECENIVVIGKTNYELTIHSNEQTLYNVKYSQWQHNTLVNHLASQNLVSRDGVYIAPFKDKSLVAIDTDFNLAKWVCPNLPAIINNVFDIYIDYSTEEKVLLPHPHQIVNDIDDVAEEDFQVYVDLTEDGTWFALSSDYFSSLVNAAPTSKFSLNSRWRQPEIFHDPLLLRMSIIGVHHLNLQQYRKVLINNEPYSTVPSLPSGPESNYPPALPGVSPSEDLSKSIGKYISPEELQRIQEQLAKTINEEQNSLTNRISNSIIRIVESGLMMVLAVFLLYILASLNVIPPLHVLLTEIGILPKVQIPTQEVKIDTAISHKVNTNDIGKELSEKNTGNQDLPFDQNEGVSSETGTGDFEAENSEEKKKRKRGSRGGKKNKKTSKLDDDGPMLDFKEFEQEGHLKHLSISSRVLGYGSSGTVVFQGKFQNRPVAVKRLLIDFYDIASKEIQLLSESDDHPNVIRYYFSESTEKFMYIAVELCSASLEDVIEGSKGLAKNVAVQKNIDPINVLFQITSGVNHLHSMKIVHRDLKPQNILIAPPKRYLSLHASKNKFRVLISDFGLCKKLEIDESSFRTNNFNNPTGTSGWRAPEIISGEVSLSESFASETSTVSNSTETVSLDVNHMDLVTKKRLTRAVDIFSLGCIFYYVLSKGEHPFGDRILREANILKGDYRLDGIKKSIQERSVCIEAADLIKSMLEQNPLLRPASDEILKHPLFWGVSKKLEFLLKVSDRFEVERRDPPSPLLLKLEEVSAKVITTGDWSMKFDAVFMENLGKYRKYKGEKLMDLLRALRNKYHHFRDLPDELAEVMGPIPDGFYKYFIQRFPNLLMEIYYVVDRNLKDDQVLSEFF
- a CDS encoding uncharacterized protein (no similarity), with amino-acid sequence MAIIQVIDGNGTKTASNANSLYHFLKSLEPLSIRQPVNIMHSSIRIDQKLVKTLSGKSPSYAAATLSQSYKMKAPVSKIAFTKRVDLNKTLNQFKDDASKTPEFCSVFKPVSSSENEALSNGSDWRASINKIFLREPRSATCECSSNYVTAEFSQRFNPEHNLTQDFNNTLLAALKLGSVSKEEFKLIRLTLIKNERRIEDLEKECSNNKQLMQSLQSTLVRIQSLCNLYY